The Podarcis muralis chromosome 10, rPodMur119.hap1.1, whole genome shotgun sequence genome includes a region encoding these proteins:
- the MGP gene encoding matrix Gla protein: MRSLIILALLAVLMMAAFCYESHESIESHEFTSPFINRRHANIFMRTPPENRRNQVVQERIRERNKTPQEQQREICEDYNPCERYAMRYGYASAYRRFFGHRRGK, from the exons ATGCGGAGCCTCATCATCCTTGCGCTTCTGGCCGTCCTGATGATGGCAGCTTTCTGTTACG AGTCTCACGAGAGTATTGAATCGCATGAATTTACAA GTCCCTTCATTAACAGAAGGCACGCCAACATCTTCATGAGAACTCCACCTGAGAACAGGAGGAACCAAGTTGTGCAGGAAAG GATCAGAGAGCGCAACAAGACCCCCCAGGAACAGCAGCGGGAGATTTGCGAAGATTACAATCCCTGTGAGCGTTACGCCATGCGCTATGGCTATGCCTCTGCCTACAGGCGCTTCTTTGGGCACAGACGTGGCAAATAA